One Sulfurimonas sp. C5 genomic region harbors:
- a CDS encoding anhydro-N-acetylmuramic acid kinase, which translates to MAKYIGVMSGTSLDGIDLVLCEIDQSTCTLLKAGEFSYDQSLKTEILDMIHSTTTLKAIGELDVKLGKMFASAINTFIEQNKIYKEEITAIGLHGQTLWHEPNSEHPFSMQLGKSSVVAAQTGLQVVSDFRSNDIANGGQGAPFAPAFHHFVFDRLYKNIAVVNIGGMANITLLGDKYLGWDSGCGNVLLDYWIEKTQNKPYDKEGEFAKSGKLNEALLNKMLDDPYFSKKPPKSTGREYFNPTWLEHYLIKFSDLSDADIQATLTELTAQTIAKDCTDAEDIILCGGGAKNSYLQERIADLSQKSVKTTNDYGVDSDFLEAMIFAWLAHKRIHEEHVDLQSVTGAQKNSILGVITCN; encoded by the coding sequence ATGGCTAAATATATCGGCGTAATGAGTGGGACTAGTCTTGACGGTATTGATTTAGTATTATGCGAAATAGACCAATCAACGTGTACACTCCTAAAAGCAGGCGAATTTTCCTACGATCAGAGTTTAAAAACAGAAATCCTTGATATGATTCACTCTACAACAACTCTAAAAGCCATAGGTGAACTAGATGTAAAACTGGGAAAAATGTTTGCCTCTGCCATCAATACGTTTATAGAACAAAACAAAATTTACAAAGAGGAAATAACTGCTATCGGTCTGCACGGGCAAACACTTTGGCATGAACCGAATTCTGAACATCCATTTTCTATGCAACTGGGAAAATCAAGTGTTGTAGCGGCACAAACAGGTCTGCAAGTAGTCAGTGATTTTCGCTCAAACGACATAGCAAATGGCGGACAAGGAGCGCCTTTTGCTCCCGCATTTCATCATTTTGTTTTTGACAGACTCTATAAAAACATCGCAGTTGTAAACATTGGAGGGATGGCAAATATCACGCTTCTTGGCGATAAGTATCTCGGATGGGATAGTGGCTGCGGGAATGTCTTACTCGATTACTGGATCGAAAAAACACAAAACAAACCTTACGACAAAGAGGGTGAATTCGCAAAGAGCGGCAAACTCAATGAAGCACTTTTAAATAAGATGTTGGATGACCCCTATTTTTCGAAAAAGCCGCCAAAAAGTACGGGACGTGAGTATTTCAATCCTACATGGTTAGAGCATTATCTCATCAAATTTTCAGATCTAAGTGATGCAGATATTCAAGCAACGCTTACCGAGCTTACCGCTCAAACAATTGCCAAAGATTGTACTGATGCAGAGGATATAATCCTTTGCGGAGGCGGAGCTAAAAACAGCTATCTGCAAGAGCGAATTGCAGATTTAAGTCAAAAGAGTGTCAAAACCACTAATGACTACGGTGTAGACAGCGACTTTTTAGAAGCAATGATCTTTGCCTGGCTTGCACACAAAAGGATCCATGAAGAACACGTTGATCTTCAATCTGTAACCGGAGCACAAAAAAATTCGATCCTAGGTGTAATTACATGCAATTAG
- a CDS encoding sodium:solute symporter produces MNSAFSPLDWAIFVFYLLVLAFSSYIFSRAKINSTKEYFTSSNSISALAAAISIVATTQSAATFLGVPEFSYKNNFTLLGFYFSSLLAVLFVAYVFVPKFYEIKALTVYELLEKRYGAKAKQQAGLMFLVGRVLASGARLYIAALAISMILFLDISLFHMLISISLLLAGALIYTYFGGVRSVIYSDIIQTIVYVSAGIVVFYYLYTSLRIENIYETLNSLGKLQVVETSLDGKFSIFGLLGGWLLLNIAAFGLDQDMTQRVLSCKGTKQAQYSLILSIVITIPIVLLFLGLGALLFLHYQNNDVVQSFGSEKITIFMYYILNEMPEGLRGFVTVGAIAAALSSTNSVLGAMSSVAIEDLYKPYKLKHSKNIDETHFLKASRLSVLFFAFLLFAMATLSYFWQRYLEVSLISFALGVMAFAYTGLLGVYFGAIFTKRGSAKLVPVALFGGFITVLLLQTSAFGFSLGYDWQIVAGSVVAFCIMMIGKNNG; encoded by the coding sequence TATCTCGGCATTAGCTGCGGCAATTTCAATTGTGGCAACAACACAATCTGCCGCGACTTTTTTAGGTGTTCCTGAATTTTCTTACAAAAACAACTTTACTCTCCTTGGATTTTACTTTTCATCTTTACTGGCAGTGTTATTTGTAGCCTATGTTTTTGTCCCTAAATTTTATGAGATCAAAGCCCTCACCGTGTACGAACTCTTAGAAAAACGCTATGGAGCAAAAGCAAAACAGCAAGCAGGTTTAATGTTTCTGGTCGGACGTGTATTAGCAAGCGGTGCACGCCTTTACATCGCTGCACTTGCGATTAGCATGATACTCTTTTTAGATATCTCTTTATTTCACATGCTTATCTCGATTTCACTTTTACTTGCAGGAGCTTTGATCTATACCTATTTCGGCGGTGTCCGCTCAGTCATTTACAGTGATATTATCCAAACTATCGTCTATGTAAGTGCCGGTATTGTCGTGTTTTATTATCTGTATACTTCATTGAGAATAGAAAATATCTACGAAACTCTAAACTCTCTTGGAAAATTACAAGTTGTTGAAACATCACTAGATGGAAAGTTCAGTATCTTTGGTCTTCTTGGAGGCTGGCTGCTTTTAAACATTGCCGCTTTCGGACTTGATCAGGATATGACACAAAGAGTTTTATCTTGTAAAGGGACTAAACAAGCACAATACTCACTCATACTCTCTATAGTTATTACGATTCCTATCGTTCTTTTATTTCTTGGACTTGGAGCCCTACTGTTTTTACATTATCAAAACAACGACGTGGTTCAAAGTTTCGGCTCTGAAAAAATCACTATATTCATGTACTATATCCTCAATGAGATGCCTGAAGGTTTACGCGGTTTTGTAACGGTAGGGGCAATTGCCGCGGCTCTTTCTTCAACTAACTCCGTTTTAGGTGCTATGAGTTCGGTAGCTATAGAGGATCTTTACAAACCCTACAAACTAAAACACTCTAAAAATATCGATGAAACACACTTTTTAAAAGCTTCCAGATTGAGCGTACTGTTTTTTGCATTTTTACTCTTTGCCATGGCAACTCTGAGCTATTTTTGGCAAAGATATTTAGAAGTTTCTTTGATCTCTTTTGCTCTTGGCGTAATGGCGTTTGCCTACACGGGACTTTTAGGTGTATACTTTGGAGCTATATTTACAAAACGAGGAAGTGCCAAGCTTGTACCGGTAGCTCTTTTTGGCGGATTTATCACTGTACTGCTTTTACAAACTTCTGCTTTTGGCTTTTCGCTCGGATATGATTGGCAGATTGTAGCAGGTTCTGTGGTAGCATTTTGTATTATGATGATAGGGAAAAACAATGGCTAA